One stretch of Pomacea canaliculata isolate SZHN2017 linkage group LG1, ASM307304v1, whole genome shotgun sequence DNA includes these proteins:
- the LOC112571298 gene encoding uncharacterized protein LOC112571298 produces the protein MLFETFRRAHVASQFGVPRLAWNDGSQGKGQDDACLRKPSVVLVEDVVSRDEITANSRKEGKQQYYAPLPPGAASCGIRRRLELSTEGFWDFLFSDRWPQTCLLRVLDGEVLENILVALYRLERDHDVISYVTLALMQHERLIKPCSKTASPKDQFIRREELVLVELDYWAPNRRLEASGGESILAENHTEDAVNNSWLTVVPDPTQPAEEADDKREDRAQYVASSASVRCNIRGLTRPPPHTDCMIPYHMIREPYLQRRQREGSMFPKIQLPNARVCLEPTIFDLQESKKKDEKLSKEDMMQLGPHLEDGSEMVADDPFLQRVADEYFKQVSKTMLSSVKPKSATPALNDQKKQPKKDGKESDSLTDEEADEKKGISWVDPERQKTIEGDIRLMTKDLRLSQKSAGKKVCIRSKLHRELRRRQRARMSGISPSRSSSESDSEDGCSPAKLKPEPKSSDINCTKIKQWTKCPTFMELYYLLLAEQQAAKESSEQDKRKGKKGKPQLSSPQTSPKSPGGSESQRDGKGKTDKIEHEIKRNEKDKTNESEEKVQEGQDQQTDKQSEEVKDRKAEKKQKKHEDKENQQRDRRDNRSKEGKRDLPSQQVDITGARGRGHQIRNPQVPRGYRFRQKQHTDDKHEKGVEMGEAVFPRYTKQPTQYGKGEFTLPCLRPTNLTADEIRDMARLGITLSGDLLTSKQQELIREAGLVVSDDDPWHISVRFAHLAGGVCDSIGVRNTLMWRRNKMLRLIEEGRLILKIQENRLWTIVRIVPTALSRSKLQPPIGAKLNAQDKRKSVHYEEKKETRLAPRPRQLLRVDHSVCLFHTPKASVRQKWKVRSLLHRIKQTKRSHLAHPLQ, from the exons ATGCTCTTTGAAACGTTCCGGAGGGCCCACGTGGCATCACAGTTTGGAGTACCTCGTCTGGCATGGAATGACGGTTCTCAAGGAAAGGGACAAGATGATGCGTGTCTGCGGAAGCCATCCGTGGTGCTGGTGGAGGACGTGGTCTCCAGAGACGAGATCACCGCAAACTCTCGGAAAGAGGGCAAGCAGCAGTACTACGCTCCGCTACCGCCGGGAGCTGCTTCTTGTGGAATTAGACGCAGGCTGGAACTCAGCACAG AGGGATTTTGGGATTTTCTATTTTCGGATCGCTGGCCCCAGACGTGCCTGCTGCGCGTGCTAGATGGCGAGGTGCTGGAGAACATCCTGGTCGCTCTGTACCGGCTGGAGCGAGATCACGATGTCATCAGCTACGTCACCCTCGCACTCATGCAGCACGAGCGACTCATTAAGCCGTGTAGCAAGACAGCATCGCCCAAGGATCAG TTCATTCGAAGGGAAGAGTTGGTGCTAGTCGAACTAGATTACTGGGCCCCAAATCGTCGGCTCGAAGCCAGTGGTGGTGAGTCGATCCTAGCAGAGAATCACACAGAGGATGCTGTCAACAACTCGTGGCTTACAGTCGTCCCAGATCCCACACAGCCAGCGGAAGAAGCAGATGACAAACGAGAGGACAGGG CCCAATATGTCGCCTCTAGCGCATCGGTTCGCTGCAACATCAGGGGCCTAACGCGTCCTCCGCCTCACACGGACTGCATGATCCCTTATCACATGATCCGAGAACCCTACTTGCAGCGACGTCAACGTGAAGGCAGCATGTTCCCCAAAATTCAGCTACCTAATGCACGGGTCTGTTTGGAACCTACAATCTTCGACCT GCAAGAAAGCAAGAAGAAGGACGAAAAACTCTCTAAGGAGGATATGATGCAGCTGGGGCCTCATTTGGAAGACGGAAGTGAGATGGTGGCTGACGATCCTTTTCTGCAACGTGTAGCAGATGAGTATTTTAAGCAAGTCTCCAAGACTATGTTATCTTCAGTCAAGCCGAAGAGTGCAACCCCAGCTTTAAACGATCAAAAGAAACAGCCGAAAAAGGACGGAAAAGAGTCCGACAGCCTTACGGACGAAGAGGCAGATGAGAAGAAGGGTATTAGCTGGGTTGACCCCGAAAGACAGAAAACGATCGAAGGCGACATCCGTCTCATGACGAAGGATCTTCGTCTCTCCCAGAAGAGCGCGGGGAAGAAAGTGTGCATTCGCTCCAAGCTGCATCGTGAACTCAGACGGAGGCAGAGGGCGAGGATGTCGGGTATTTCCCCTTCAAGATCTTCTAGTGAGTCTGACAGCGAAGATGGATGCAGCCCAGCGAAGCTCAAGCCGGAGCCCAAGAGTTCAGACATTAACTGCACTAAGATTAAGCAATGGACCAAATGTCCCACCTTTATGGAGCTTTACTATTTGCTGCTGGCTGAACAGCAGGCAGCGAAAGAGAGTTCTGAACAAGACAAGCGAAAAGGTAAGAAGGGGAAACCTCAACTCTCGAGCCCTCAAACTTCGCCAAAATCTCCTGGAGGAAGTGAGTCCCAGAGAGATGGAAAAGGCAAGACAGACAAAATCGAGCACGAAATTAAACGGAATGAGAAAGACAAAACTAATGAAAGTGAAGAGAAGGTGCAAGAGGGTCAAGatcagcagacagacaagcaaagTGAAGAGGTGAAAGATCGAAAGgctgaaaaaaagcagaaaaagcatgAAGATAAGGAGAATCAGCAAAGAGACAGACGAGACAACAGGAGTAAAGAAGGGAAACGAGACCTGCCAAGTCAGCAAGTGGACATAACAGGAGCCAGAGGGAGAGGACATCAGATCAGGAATCCACAAGTTCCACGAGGTTACCGCTTTCGTCAAAAGCAACATACAGACGACAAACATGAGAAAGGTGTCGAGATGGGGGAAGCTGTATTTCCGCGCTACACCAAACAGCCCACACAGTACGGAAAGGGGGAGTTTACCCTTCCTTGCCTGCGTCCTACCAACCTCACGGCGGACGAGATCAGGGACATGGCGAGGCTGGGGATCACCCTCTCCGGTGACCTGCTGACCTCGAAGCAACAGGAGCTCATTCGTGAAGCTGGGCTAGTCGTCAGTGACGACGACCCCTGGCACATCTCAGTGCGTTTTGCTCATCTAGCGGGCGGCGTTTGCGACAGCATCGGCGTACGCAACACACTGATGTGGAGGCGCAATAAAATGCTCAGGCTCATCGAGGAGGGACGACTCATCCTAAAAATACAGGAAAACCGCCTCTGGACCATAGTGCGTATCGTTCCCACGGCACTCAGCAGATCGAAATTGCAGCCTCCCATCGGCGCAAAGCTCAACGCGCAGGATAAAAGGAAGTCGGTACattatgaagaaaagaaagagacaagaTTAGCACCAAGACCTCGGCAGCTTCTCCGCGTAGACCACAGCGTCTGCCTGTTTCATACACCAAAAGCCTCAGTTCGCCAAAAATGGAAAGTAAGAAGCCTCTTGCACAGAATAAAACAGACCAAACGGAGCCACCTCGCTCACCCACTACAGTAA
- the LOC112571308 gene encoding RAD50-interacting protein 1-like produces MAAYVADGATSHAGYIITFLNSHFDDNIKSLDKIRDVVKDVKEQKDTLEKRLSQVSKEVPIEIKKAITTAESVTAKIVAIGEEKETLQHEVLDLVHELQPMVEELSRLTSQLQELEKHSKYLAFVARVEELSSEMQSCLLTESLQPALESFHALTALYDELQDSKCKHLLSFMTDTILFWNQILRDRVADEFEEVLKVMRWPTVPTTMKAPPVSNYSELKTRLQRLFKKLLHLQLPDSISVETLPSNPLLQKIPGMRPLLLPLQLMVKPLKKRFRYHFYGKRRTNSIDKPEWYFTQVLNWIRDHWDFLAQNIQPLLDETEYKEICANTEFMRGMVMLVMEKLADDLPRLLYNDVVFSHTVDEVLLFDRELRSTHGYPPTLPGCLDLLTTPEALSKWLAVEKKFAVEKVERMLESPTAWESQYKDIVDVDEVKVPECAESFMTLLYTITDRYKPLPDPVAKVQFLGLQLELLEDFRIRLVQVMKDAAPAPTAHTHTAVLNAIHYIVQVLKEWSEMVFFLQIQYFRTNHTRLVQENLRESHEKKTSCISPPKYGISSPVNTSQSSDALALELENLPSLHTTVFEDIVDLFESIMNDMLKNIVSYVFTDVQARSQPYRKDKWLALSSQKDLVTTLGLSTSACEMLLVLKDHLCLVEQRLSRPLFVKFWQRLAARLNSFIYNEVILANHYSEGGAMQLQFDMVRNLFPLFGEYTQKPESYFREVREACTLLTLKTGSAILLKETLYSALHEPSRDASLQQTDPKAALRDIGVFTLTPEQAESVLSLRTHLSVT; encoded by the exons ATGGCAGCATATGTTGCAGATGGTGCCACAAGTCATGCTGGATACATAATAACTTTCCTAAATTCACACTTTGACGACAACATTAAGTCGCTAGATAAAATAAGAGACGTTGTTAAAGATGTCAAAGAGCAAAAAGATACACTTGAAAAAAGG CTGTCACAAGTCAGTAAAGAGGTTCCTATTGAGATCAAGAAAGCAATAACAACAGCAGAATCAGTAACAGCTAAGATTGTTGCAattggagaagaaaaagaaactcttcAACATGAAGTGTTGGACCTTGTGCATGAACTGCAACCAATGGTGGAGGAGCTAAGTCGGCTGACTTCACAGCTTCAGGAGCTAGAAAAGCATTCTAAATATCTGGCCTTTGTGGCTCGTGTTGAGGAACTCag ttctgAAATGCAGAGCTGCTTGCTGACAGAATCTTTGCAGCCTGCTCTTGAGAGTTTCCATGCTCTTACGGCGCTGTATGATGAGTTGCAAGATTCCAAATGTAAGCATCTGTTAAGCTTCATGACTGACACCATTCTTTTCTGGAATCAGATTCTACGAGACAGGGTTGCAGA tgaATTTGAGGAGGTGTTGAAAGTCATGCGTTGGCCTACTGTTCCCACTACCATGAAAGCCCCACCTGTCAGTAATTACAGTGAACTTAAAACCCGACTCCAGAGACTGTTCAAGAAACTACTACATCTTCAGTTACC TGATTCAATTAGTGTAGAAACATTGCCCAGCAATCCATTGCTGCAGAAAATACCTGGAATGCGACCCTTGCTGCTGCCTCTTCAACTTATGGTAAAACCACTGAAGAAAAGGTTTAGGTATCACTTCTATGGAAAGCGCCGAACAAATTCTATTGACAAG CCAGAGTGGTACTTCACCCAAGTGCTCAACTGGATTCGCGATCACTGGGACTTCCTGGCCCAAAACATACAGCCATTGCTAGATGAGACAGAATATAAGGAGATATGTGCAAAT aCAGAGTTCATGCGAGGGATGGTGATGTTGGTAATGGAGAAACTAGCAGATGACTTGCCACGGCTTCTGTACAatgatgttgtattttctcaCACCGTGGATGAGGTTCTTCTGTTCGATAGAGAACTGCGCTCTACTCATGGCTACCCTCCAACATTGCCTGGATGTCTTGACTTGCTTACCACACCTGAAGCTCTCAGCAAATGGCTTGCTGTGGAAAAAAAGT TTGCAGTTGAGAAGGTTGAGAGGATGCTGGAATCACCCACAGCTTGGGAATCACAGTATAAGGACATCGTGGATGTAGATGAGGTCAAAGTGCCAGAATGTGCAGAAAGCTTTATGACGCTTCTGTATACCATAACAG ACAGATATAAGCCTCTGCCAGATCCTGTGGCCAAAGTGCAGTTTCTTGGGCTTCAGCTAGAGCTTCTGGAGGATTTCCGTATTCGTCTGGTACAAGTGATGAAGGATGCTGCTCCTGCTCCTACTGCCCACACCCATACTGCTGTCCTTAATGCCATCCATTACATTGTCCAGGTTTTGAAGGAGTGGAGTGAAATGGTG TTTTTCCTGCAAATTCAGTATTTTCGTACCAACCACACCAGGTTGGTGCAGGAGAATTTAAGAGAAAGTCATGAAAAAAAGACTTCTTGCATCAGCCCTCCAAAATATGGGATCTCTTCTCCTGTCAACACTAGCCAATCTTCAGATGCGTTG GCTTTGGAGCTAGAGAATCTACCTTCTCTTCACACCACAGTGTTTGAGGACATTGTAGATCTATTTGAGAGCATCATGAATGATATGCTGAAGAACATTGTCAGCTATGTCTTCACAGATGTACAAGCTCGAAGTCAGCCCTATCGTAAAGACAA GTGGTTAGCTTTGTCATCACAGAAAGACCTGGTCACAACGCTAGGTTTGTCAACGTCAGCCTGTGAAATGTTGTTGGTATTAAAAGACCACTTGTGTCTTGTTGAACAGCGTCTTAGTCGGCCactatttgtaaaattttggCAACGTCTGGCAGCAAGActcaatagttttatttataatgag GTTATTCTGGCCAATCACTATAGTGAAGGCGGAGCCATGCAGCTGCAGTTTGACATGGTTCGCAACTTGTTCCCACTTTTTGGGGAATACACCCAAAAACCAGAGTCATACTTCAGAGA GGTCAGAGAGGCCTGCACATTGCTGACCCTGAAAACTGGTTCTGCAATACTTTTGAAGGAGACACTATATTCTGCATTGCACGAACCCAGCAGAGATGCCAGCCTCCAGCAGACAGACCCTAAAGCTGCTTTAAGAGATATTGGTGTATTTACTCTCACACCTGAACAAGCGGAATCTGTACTTAGCCTTAGAACCCATTTGTCAGTCACATGA
- the LOC112571549 gene encoding SUMO-conjugating enzyme UBC9-B, whose amino-acid sequence MSGIALARLAEERKSWRKDHPFGFVAKPTKNPDGTLNLYNWECKIPGKKGTPWEGGLLTLRMLFKDDYPSSPPKCKFEPPLFHPNVYPSGTVCLSLLDEEKDWRPAVTIKQILLGIQELLNEPNIKDPAQAEAYTIYCQNRTEYENRVRAQALKFRDTSIAN is encoded by the exons ATGTCAGGAATTGCACTTGCTAGATTagcagaagaaaggaagagctGGAGAAAAGACCACCCTTTT gggttTGTGGCGAAACCTACAAAAAACCCAGATGGAACGCTGAACCTTTACAATTGGGAGTGCAAAATACCTGGTAAAAAAGGG ACACCATGGGAGGGAGGGTTACTGACACTACGCATGCTATTCAAAGACGATTATCCTAGTTCACCACCTAAAT GCAAATTTGAACCACCTCTGTTCCATCCCAATGTATACCCATCAGGCACTGTGTGCTTATCACTTTTGGATGAAGAGAAAGACTGGCGGCCAGCAGTTACAATCAAACAG ATTCTGCTAGGAATCCAGGAACTGCTCAATGAACCTAACATCAAGGACCCTGCACAGGCTGAAGCATACACTATTTACTG TCAAAATCGGACAGAATATGAAAATCGAGTTCGTGCTCAGGCACTCAAATTCAGGGACACCTCGATTGCAAACTGA